Proteins from a single region of Coregonus clupeaformis isolate EN_2021a chromosome 35, ASM2061545v1, whole genome shotgun sequence:
- the hoxb5a gene encoding homeobox protein Hox-B5a, with translation MSSYFVNSFSGRYPNGPDYQLLNYGTSSSAMNASYRDSGTMHSGSYGYNYNGMDLTVNRSSNTGHFGAVGDNSRGFQSPAPETRFRQPSSCSLASPESLPCSNSESLGPKCSSPPSDQSASTTGSILTNTTHFNEIDEASASSETEEGTHRASANPAARTQQKQESTATSTTTASSDGQAPQIFPWMRKLHISHDMTGPDGKRARTAYTRYQTLELEKEFHFNRYLTRRRRIEIAHALCLSERQIKIWFQNRRMKWKKDNKLKSMSLATAGNAFQP, from the exons ATGAGCTCTTACTTTGTAAACTCGTTCTCAGGGCGCTACCCAAATGGCCCCGACTATCAGTTACTAAATTATGGAACTAGCAGCAGCGCTATGAACGCCTCGTACAGGGACTCCGGCACCATGCATTCGGGCTCTTACGGCTACAACTACAATGGGATGGACCTGACCGTCAATCGTTCATCCAATACTGGCCACTTTGGGGCTGTTGGGGATAACTCCCGGGGTTTCCAGTCTCCCGCTCCGGAGACACGGTTCAGGCAGCCGTCAAGCTGCTCGCTGGCGTCTCCGGAGTCGCTGCCGTGCTCCAACAGCGAGAGTCTGGGACCCAAATGCTCCTCACCCCCTTCCGACCAGAGCGCCTCCACGACGGGCAGTATCCTCACCAACACCACACATTTCAATGAAATAGACGAGGCGAGCGCTTCCTCCGAGACCGAGGAGGGCACCCATAGAGCCAGCGCCAACCCCGCCGCCCGGACGCAGCAGAAGCAAGAGTCCACAGCAACCTCCACCACCACGGCATCGAGCGATGGCCAAGCACCACAGATATTTCCCTGGATGCGGAAACTGCACATTAGCCATG ATATGACTGGACCAGACGGCAAAAGGGCCCGAACAGCATACACTCGCTATCAGACGCTAGAGCTGGAAAAAGAGTTCCATTTCAATAGGTACCTTACCCGGAGGCGGAGGATAGAGATAGCCCACGCACTGTGCCTCTCAGAACGGCAAATAAAGATCTGGTTCCAAAACCGAAGGATGAAATGGAAAAAGGACAATAAACTGAAGAGCATGAGTCTGGCTACTGCAGGTAACGCTTTCCAGCCATAG